The sequence below is a genomic window from Candidatus Dormiibacterota bacterium.
GTGGTGTAGGCGCTGTCCGGCTGGGCCGTGAACCCGGGGCCGAGGAGCACCTTGCCGGGGTCGGCGACGGTGCTCAGGTCGATGGCGGCGAGGGCCGCGGACAGCTTCTTCGTGAAGGAGGCGGGCAGGTCGCCGCGGACGCAGATCGGGTCCTGGGGGATGGGATCGGACTGCCACAGGGTGACGTAGTCCGCCGGCTTGTACTCACCGGACGCGGTCGCCGACGTGATCGTGTTGCTGTTGAGCTCACCGGCGTCCACCTTCCTGTTGCGGATCGCCTCGAAGGCCGCGGTGTGGCTGCCCGCGTAGAGCGCCTGCACGCCGGTGTCGGGGTCGATGCCGGACTTCTTCAGCGCGTAGGCGGGGAACAGGTGGCCCGAGGTCGACGCCACGTCGCTGTAGGCGAAGCTGTGGCCGGCGACGTCGGCGAGCCTGGCGATGCCCGACCCCTGGGGGCTCACGATGCTGGCGGTGTAGGTGGCCGGCCCGCCGCTCCTGTCGGTGTAGGTGGCCACCGCCTGCGCCCTCGCCACCTGGTGGGCGAGCACGTAGCCGAGCGGGCCGAACTCGCCGATCTCCAGCTTGCCGTTGCGCATCGCCTCGATCTCGGCGGTGTAGTTGGTGGCCACGGTCAGCTCGACGGTGCAGCCCAGCTTCGTCCCCAGCTGCTGGGCCACCGACTGGAGCACGGGGAGCAGCTTGGCGGCGTCGTCGTAGGGCTCGACGCCCATCCGCACGGTGCCGTTGTTGGGACAGGTGAACCCGGCGGCGGTGGCCGCCGTGCCGGTGGTCGGGGTCGACCCTCCGCAGCCGGCGAGCGCGAGGATCGCCAGCGCCGGCGCGGCGGTGAGCCCGCGCCGCAGCGCCGGGGTCGGTCGGAGGTGCTCTCGTCTCGAATCCATCGCCCCTCTCTCCACGCCACCGTCGCCCGCAATCACCACGAGCGCACCGCGACGCCATCTTGTCTAGATGATCGCCATGGGAGCACACCGGCGGGGCGCAGCGGGATTGCAGACGATGCGGAGGCGGTTAAGGCATGGAAAAGCGTGAGACTCGCGCCGGCCGCGGTCAGCCGGACTGGCCGGTCTCGCCGACCCGGTGGATGCGCAGCAGGTTGGTGGACCCGCTCTCGCCGGTCAGGGTGCCGGCGACGATGACGACGAGGTCGTCGGGGGCGCAGCGGCCGAGGTCGAGCATCGCCCGCTCGACCTGCAGCACCATCTCGTCGGTGTGGCCGGCGAGCGGCACCACGAAGGTCTCGACCCCCCAGGTCAGCGCCAGCTGGCTGCGCACCGCGGCGTGGGGGGTGAACACCAGGATGGGGATGTGGCAGCGGTGGCGGGAGAGCCGACGCGCTGACATGCCGGTCTCGGTGAAGGCGACCAGCGCCTGGGCGTCGACCGACAGCGCGACCTCCGGGGCCGCCGCGGCGATCGCCTCGGCGGGGGTGGTCGAGGCGGGTGAGGGCAGCGTGGCCAGCCCCGCCCGCTCGGTGGCGACGATGATCCGGGCCATGGTGTTCACGGTCTCCACCGGGTAGGCGCCCACGCTGGTCTCACCGGAGAGCATCAGGGCGTCGGCGCCGTCGAGCACCGCGTTGGCGACGTCCGAGACCTCGGCGCGGGTGGGCCGGGGATCGTGGGTCATCGACTCCAGCATCTGGGTGGCGACGATCACCGGCTTGCAGCTCTCCCGGGCCAGGCGCACGGCGCGCTTCTGGATCAGGGGCAGCTGTTCGAGGGGCATCTCCACCCCGAGGTCGCCGCGCGCCACCATCAGGCCGTCGAAGGCGGCGACGATGTCCGCCAGCCGGTCGACGGCCTCCTCGCGCTCCAGCTTGGCGATCACCGGCACCCGCCGGCCACAGGCGTCCATGACCTGGTGGACCGCCTCGATGTCCTCGGGGCGGCGCACGAAGGAGAGGGCCACCAGGTCGACGCCCATCGCCAGCGCGAAGCGCAGGTCCTCGGTGTCCTTGTCCGACAGGGTGGGCACGCTCATCCGCACCCCGGGCAGGGTCAGGCCCTTGTGGTCGGAGACCACGCCGCCGTCGACCACGGTGCAGAGCACGTCGTTGCCGCTGGAGCCGAGCGCGCGCAGGCGGATCCGCCCGTCGTCGATGAGCAGGGTGTCGCCGGCGGTGACGTCGTGGGGCAGCGCCGCGTAGCTGGTGGTCGCCCGGTGGCTCGAGCCCGCGAGCACGTCCCCGGGGTCGTGGCCGGTCTCGGCGGTGACGGTGAAGAGGGCGCCGCGCTCGAGGAGCGCCGTCCCCCCCTCGAAGCTGCCCAGCCGCACCTTCGGCCCCTGGAGGTCGGCGAGCACGCCGACGGCGCGGCGGCGGGCGTCCGCGGCCTCCCGGACCAGGCGGTAGGTGGCGAGGTGCTGCTCGCGGGTCCCGTGGGAGAAGTTCAGGCGGGCGACGTCCATGCCGGCGTCGATCAGCGCACCGATGGTCTCGGGGGTCTGGCTGGCGGGGCCGAGGGTGCACACGATCTTGGCTCGCCGCGCCCTGAAGGTCCCCCTGCGTTCGCCGGGGTGCGGCGAGTCGAGAAAGGATTCGAGAAGAGCGTCCATCGACGGTACCTCCGGGGGTGCAGATCGGGCACCGCGTCGTCCGCGGCCGCTGCTCACACCCGATGCTGGGCGGAGGGGCCGGCAGGGCTGCCGGCGGTGCCACCGCCATCGGCGCGTCGTTCTCCATGCTACGCGCCCCCGGAAGGCCACCGCGTTGTTCGGCCCGCAACAAGTCGCGATCGTCCGGTTATGGCACCGGAGGCCGGTTCGCGTCAGCCCGTGTCACCCCGGTTCAGCCGTCGAAGTCGAGGGTGACCGCCGGGCTGGCCGGGTGCGACTGGCAGGCGAGCACGAACCCGGCCTCGACCTCGTCGGGTTCGAGGGCGTGGTTGCGGTCCATCGTCACCGCGCCGCTCAGCACCCGCGCCCGGCAGGTGCCGCAGACCCCGTCCTTGCAGGCATAGGGTGCGTCGCTCCGCACCCGCAGCACGGCATCGAGGATCGGCTCGGCGCCGGCGCCGAGCTCGAAGCTGGAGCTGCGGCCGTCGAGGACCACGGTGACCCGGCTGCCGCCCCCGGCGGGCCCGGCGGGCACCGCGCGACCGGGGGCGGCGCGGTCGGCGCCGGCGTGGAACAGCTCGGAGTGGAGCCGCGACCCCTCCACCCCGCGCCCGAGCAGGGTGGCGCGCGCCTCCTCGATCATCGCCCGCGGACCGCAGAGGAACCACTCGTCACCGCCGCCGGGGAGCAGCACGTCGAGCAGACGGCCCAGCCGTTCGCCGTCCAGCCGGCCGTTCAGCAGCTCCGCCTCCTGCTCCTCGCGGGAGAGCACGTTGACCAGCTGGAAGCGCTCGCAGAACCGGTTCTTGAGGTCGAAGAGCTCCTCCAGGAACATGATCCCGGCGGTGGTGCGGTTGCCGTACAGGAGGGTGACCCGGCTGCGCGGCTCGACCGCCAGGGTGGTGGCGACGATCGAGAGCACCGGGGTGATGCCGCTGCCCACGGCGACGGCGACGTGCTGCCGGGCCCGGCCAGGGTCGAGCGGGGCGTGGAACCGCCCGGTCGGGGTCATCACCTCGAGGGTGTCGCCGGCGCGGAGCCGGGTGTGCGCGTACCCGGAGAACACCCCGCCGTCGAGACGCTTCACGGCGATGCGCAGCACCCCCGAGCCCGCCGGGGTGCAGATCGAGTAGTTGCGCCGCGCCTCGTCGCCGGCGACCGGGCAGCGCACCGAGACGTGCTGGCCCTGGGTGTGGCGGTAGGCCTCGCGGAGCCGCCCCGGCACCTCGAAGGTGATGGTGACGGAGTCGTCGGTGAGCGGCTCGACGGCGGCCACCCGCAGCTCGTGGAGGACGGCGTGGCGCGGTGCCGCGGGCGCCGCCCCGGGCGCCGTGCTCACCGGTGGGCCCTGAGGTGGGGGAAGGGCTCGCGGCAGGCGTGGCAGCGGCGCAGCGCCTGGCAGGGGCTGGCGGCGAACCGGCTGAGCGGCTCGGTGTGCGCCGACCCGCACTGCGGGCAGGGCACGTCCGGATCGACGGCGGTCCCCGGGGGTGGGGGAGGGGCGATGCCCTCGGCGGCGAGCCGCGACCGGCCCCGGTCGGTGATCAGGTCGGTGGTCCAGGCGGGGGAGAGCACGGTGCGCACCTCCACCTCGGCGTGGCCGTGCTCGCGCAGCCGGGACTCGACGTCCTCACGGATCGCCGCCAGCGCCGGGCAGCCGGAGTAGGTGGGGGTGATCTCGACCACCACGACGCCGCCGTCGAGGCGCACCCCGCGGAGGATGCCGAGGTCCTCGATGGTGAGCGCGGGGATCTCCGGGTCGGCGACGTCCGCGACCAGGGCGCGCACCCGCGCGGTGGCGTCCACGGCTACCAGCGCGCCCCCGCGTGGGAGCGGTGGAGGTGCTGCATCTCCGCGAGCAGGCGGCCGAAGCACTCGGTGTGCAGGCCGCGCCGACCCCCGGTGGGTCCCCAGGAGCCCTCGGGCCGGGCCAGCGTCGCCTCGGCGAGCACCGCGTCCACCGCGCTGTCCCAGGCGGGCCGCAGCGACGCCGGGTCGGGTGCGAGGCCGGCGGCGGCGGCGCGGCCGGTCACCTCGTCGGTCTCGAAGAGCTCGGCGGTGTGGGGCCACATCCGGTCCAGCGCCGACTGCATCCGCCGGTGGCTCTCCTCGGTGCCGTCGCCGAGGCGCACCGTCCAGCCGGCGGCGTGGTCGCGGTGGTAGTCGACCTCCAGCACGGCCTTCGCCGCCACCGCGGCCAGGGTGGGGTCGGTGGAGCCGAGCAGGCCCTCGAGCAGGCCGAGCTGGTACGTGGAGTAGAGCAGCTGGCGGGCGATCGTGACCGCGAAGTCGCCGTTCTCCTGCTCCACCAGCAGGCAGTTGACGAACTCCCGCTCGTCGCGGAGGTAGGCGAGGTCGTCCTCGTCGCGGCCGCGACCCTCGAGCTCGCCCGCGTGGGTGAGCAGCATCCGCGCCTGGCCGAGCAGGTCGAGCGCGATGTTGGTGAGGGCGACGTCCTCCTCGAGCTCGGGGGCGAGCGAGGCCCACTCGGCGAGGCGGTGGGAGAGGATCAGCCCGTCGTCGCCGAGCCGGAGCGCGCACGCCGCCCGGAGGTCGGCCTCGGTCACAGGTTCCTCACCTCGTCGGGGATGTCGTAGAAGGTGGGGTGGCGGTACACCTTGTCGGCGGCGGGCGCGAAGAACGGGTCCTTCTCGTCGGGGGACGAGGCGGTGACCGCGTTCGCGGGCACCACCCAGATGCTGCAGCCCTCGCCGCGGCGGGTGTAGACGTCGCGGGCGTTGCGCAGCGCCATCTCCGCGTCGGCGGCGTGGAGGCTGCCGGCGTGGGTGTGGGAGAGGCCGCGCCGGCTGCGCACGAACACCTCCCACAGCGGCCAGCCGCGCTCCTCGGTCATTCCGCGGACCCCCGCGCGCGGCGGCGCCGCTGCTTCTCGGCGTGGACGAGCGCCGCCTCGCGCACCCAGCGTCCCTCCTCGTGGGCGGCGACGCGGTGGGCGATGCGCTGGCGGTTGCAGGGCCCGTCGCCGCGGACCACGGCGCGGAACTCGTCCCAGTCGATGGCGCCGATGTCGTGGTGGCCGCGCTCCGGGTTCCAGCGCAGCTCCGGGTCGGGGAGGCTGAGCCCGAGTACCACAGCCTGGGGCACGCAGATGTCGACGAAGCGCTGACGCAGCTCGTCGTTGGAGTGGCGCTTGATCCGCCACGCCATCGACTGTGCGCCGTGCGCGGAGTCGCCGTCGGGGGGCCCGAACATCATCAGCGTCGGCCACCACCAGCGGTTCACCGCGTCCTGGGCCATGGCGTGCTGTGCGGCGGTGCCGTGGGCGAGGGTGTGGAGCAGCTCGAAGCCCTGGCGCTGGTGGAACGACTCCTCCTTGCAGATCCGGGTCATCGCCCGCGCGTAGGGACCGTAGGAGCAGCGGCAGAGCGGGATCTGGTTGGTGATGGCGGCGCCGTCGACCAGCCAGCCGATGGCGCCGACGTCGGCCCAGGTGAGGGTCGGGTAGTTGAAGATCGTCGAGTACTTCTGACGGCCGCGGTGGAGCAGGTCGAGCAGCTGCTGGCGGCTCACCCCGAGGGTCTCGGCGGCGGCGTAGAGGTAGAGGCCGTGGCCGGCCTCGTCCTGCACCTTCGCCATCAGGATCGCCTTGCGGCGCAGCGACGGCGCCCGGGTGATCCAGTTGCCCTCGGGCTGCATCCCGATGATCTCGGAGTGGGCGTGCTGGGCGATCTGGCGGACCAGGCTGGCGCGGTAGGCGTCGGGCATCCAGTCGCGGGGCTCGACCCGCTGATCGGCCTCGATGGTGCGCTGGAAGTGCTCCTCGAGGGCCCCGGTGGCCGTCGCGTCCATCAGATCCCGCTCGCCCCCGTCCGAACGTTCGGTCGTGTACTATCGAGTGTACCGGAGGGGCTCCAAACCGTGTCAAGGCTACTCGCGCAGGCGCCTCCGAGTCCGCACAATCAACGGGTCAGGCGATCAGGGGAAGAACCATGAGCGCACGCGGAGCGCCGGGGGCCGGCGCCGCCTCCGCCGCCGCGCCGCGCCAACGCTCCGGCGAGCGCGTCGCCTACACGCCCCAGAGCCTCCTCGCCGTGGCCGTCGAGGCCTTCAACCAGCGCGGCTACGATGGCACCAGCATGGAGGACCTGGCCCATGCCACCGGCATCACCAAGTCCTCGATCTACCACCACGTGCGCAGCAAGGAGGAGCTGCTGCGGCTGGCGGTGAGCCGTGCCCTCGACCGGCTCTTCGCGATGCTCGAGCAGCCCGAGGCCTGCACCGGCCGCTCCATCGACCGGCTCGAGCACATGGTGCGCTCCTCGGTGCAGGTGCTCGTCGACGAGCTTCCCTACGTCACCCTGCTGCTGCGGGTGCGGGGCAACACCGACGCCGAGCAGTGGGCGTTGCAGCGCCGCCGCGAGTTCGACCGCAGGGTGTCGGAGATGGTCCGCAGCGCCGTCGAGGACGGCGACCTCCGCGACGACGTCGACCCCCGCCTGACCACGCGACTGCTGTTCGGCATGATCAACTCGGTGGTGGAGTGGTACGAGCCCTCGGGCACCGGCTCGGCCACCGAGCTCGCCGACGCGGTGATGCGGCTCGCCTTCGACGGCCTGCGGCGCCGCGACCCCGCGACGTGAGCGCCGCCGACGAGCTCGCCCGGAGCTGCGCCGACGCCATCCTGGCCCGCGACACGTTCGCCCGCCAGCTCGGCGTCGAGATCCTCGAGGTCGGCACCGGGCACGCGGTGGCGCGGCTGCGCACCGGCGACGGCATGGTCAACGGGATCGGCACCGTCCACGGCGCGGTGGTCTTCGCCCTCGCCGACATCGCCTACGCGATCGCCTGCAACAGCCACGGGATGGCCACGGTGTCGCGCAGCGCCGAGGTGATCCACACCGCCCCCGCCCACCCCGGCGACGTGCTGCTGGCGACCGCCGCCGAGCGCACCCGGATCGGCCGCAACGGTGTCTACGACGTCACCGTGCGGCGCGAGGACGGCGCCGTGGTCGCCGAGTTCCGCGGCCAGAGCCGGTCGCTGGGCGGTGCCCTGGTCACCGACCCGGAGAACGGCGCCGCCTGAGCCCCGGCTCAGGCGGAGCGGCGGCGCCGGGCCGGCGGTGAGGCCGCCTCGCCGGGGGGGTCGGCGATCGGCGCCGCCCGCCGGCGGGGGGCGCGGGGACGGGCCCGGGCGGTCTCGGAGCGGCGGCCGGTGAGGGCCACGGGCACCTCCTCGGTGAGCACCCCGTCGCTGATCCGCACCACCCGTGCCGCCACCGCGGCGATCTCGGGGTCGTGGGTGATGAGCACGATCGTCCGGCCGTCGCCGTGGAGCTGGTTGAGGATGGCGAGGATCTCGGCGGTCGAGGTGGTGTCGAGGTTGCCGGTGGGCTCGTCGGCGAGGATCAGCTCGGGGTCGGTGACCAGGGCGCGGGCGATGGCGACGCGCTGCTGCTGGCCGCCGGAGAGCTCGTTCGGGGTGTGGTCGACGCGGTGGTCGAGGCCCACCATCGAGAGCGCGGCCAGCGCCTTCTCGCGCCTCCCCCGGGCGCGGCGGTAGAGCAGCGGCAGCTCGACGTTGCGCCAGGCGCTGAGCTTCTTCAGCAGGTGGAACTGCTGGAACACGAACCCGATGCGCAGGTTGCGGATCCGCGCCAGCTGGTCGTCGCTGAGGCGCATCACGTCGTCGCCGGCGAACAGGTAGCGTCCCGTGCTGGGCACGTCGAGGCATCCGAGGATGTTCATCAGCGTCGACTTGCCGGAGCCGGACGGTCCGATGATGGCGACGAAGTCACCACGGTTGACCTCCAGCGACACCGAGCGCAGCGCCTGCACCATGGTCTCGCCGGCGCCGTAGTTCTTGGAGACGTTCTCCAGGGTGAGGACGGCGGGGCCGCCGCTCACCGAGCACCCGTGGGATCGAGAGCCACCGCCATCCCTCCACCGTCCCTCTCCTTGCCGCCGCCAGTCGAGCATCGGGGCTGCGGTTCAAGAGCGGCGTAAGACCCGGGTAAGAGGTTGGCAAGAGACGGTATCAGCCTCCGGCGTTCTCGCCGCCTGAGGGGAGCCGCAGCGCCAGCAGGGCGCCGAGGGCGGCGAGCGCCGCGGTGACCATCACGGTGTGGAGCAGGGTGCCGCCGGGGAGGGGGAGGAGGACGTCGCCGTGGAGGAGCACCAGCCGCTGCGGCAGAGTCCCCGCGGCCGCCTGCGACCCCGGCGACCACGCCGGCACCGCCAGCGCCGACCCGAGCACCGCGGTTCCCGCGGCGGCGGGGATCAGCACCGAGACGGCGGCGACCCCGGCGGCCCGCCCCACCCGCGCCGACGGGGCGATCGCCGCCGCCACCAGGGGGGCCAGGGCGATGCCGAGGGCGGCGGCGCGCAGCGACGACCAGAGCAGCAGCCGCGCCACCCCGGAGGGGGGCACGCCGTGGAGCATGTAGGTGGCGACGGCGACGGCGAGCAGGCCCCCGGCCACCGGCCAGCGCGCCCCCAGCCGGTCCCGGAGCGGCATCGCCGCCGCCATCGACCCGGCGGCGAGCGCCGCGGGCAGCAGCAGCGCCATCCCCACCTGCAGACCGCCGGTCGCGCCCGCGCCCTGGAGCAGCAGGGGCACGTCGACGAGCCCGCCGAAGAGCTCGGCCACCGCCACCGCGAGCAGCGGCAGGACGAGCAGCACCTCGGCGGACCCCAGCCGTCGGAGGTCGACGAGCGGCTCGGGCACGGAGAGCTCGACCACCGCGAGGAGGAGGACGCTGACCAGGCTCACGGCGAGCAGGCCGAGCACCGGGTACGAGCCCCAGCCCCACGCGGCGCCCTGGAGCAGGGCCAGGAGCAGCGCCCCCAGCGCCAGCGCCGCGGTGGCCATCCCCGCGGGGTCGGGCCGGGCGCCAGGCTCGCCGGGGGCCCGGGGCAGCGACAGCCGGGCGCAGGCCAGCGTCGCGACTCCGAGCGGGAGCATCAGCAGGGGCGGGATCCGCCACTCCAGGTGGCCGGCCAGCCAGGCGCCGAGGGCGGGGGAGAGGGCGGGCGCCAGCAGCAGCCCCCCGCCGAGCGGGCCGGCCACCCAGCCGGTCCGGGGCCGGACCCGGCAGAGCAGCGCCACCGCCGCCGGCAGCAGCAGGCCGGCGGCCGCTCCCTGGACGGCCCGGAGGCCGAGGAGCACGCCGAGGTTCCAGGAGAGGCCGGCGAGCGCCGAGGCGGCGACCAGCGCGGCGACCGACCAGCGCAGCAGCCGGGCGGCGCCGATGCGGTCGCCCAGCCCGGCGGCGACCGGCACCGCCATCCCCATCGCCACCAGGTACAGGGTGACGGTGAGCCTGGCGTCGGGCGCGGAGGCGCCGAGGGAGGCGTGGAGCGACGGGATCGCCGCACCCGGCAGGGTGGCGCCGAGCAGGGCGAGGGTCGCCGCGGCGGTCAGCACGGCGGTGGCGAGCCCGGGTCGGGTCGTGGTCGGGGGCGGGGCCGAGGGCCGGGTCATCGCCGCCGCACGGCGCCGGGGCGCGGCCGCGGGCCGGGTCGCCGGCTTCGGCGCCACCGGCCGGGCCTTCGGCGTCGCCGCCGCCGGGCGCGGCCTCGCCGCGGTGGCGGTGGCGGTGGTGCCCCCTGCCGGACGGCGTGCAGGCCGTCCGGCGGGGGGCGGTGCCGGCAGCTGTTCCCCCGCGGATGCCGCCAGCGAGGCGGGCAGCTCCGCGAACGCCTCGACGGCGAGCGCGCGGGTGCGCGCTGTCCCCTCACCCGTCACCTCCGGCCGCCGGGCCCGGGGCCGCTCCGTCCGTCCTTCAGGCCTCGCCATCGTGGAGTACAACGGGCTGGTGCCGACGTTCTTGTGGCCTCCGTGGTGATCGAGGCCTTCGACCGCAGGATCCGGGCCTACGTCACCCGGGACGAGGGTGGCCCCGGCTTCGCGGCCCCGGCGGCGGCGATGGCGGCGAGGCTGGGCCTGCACCCGCTACGCTGATCCCATGCCGGTGATCCGCAACTGCGACAACTGCGGGCGGCCGTTCCCGATCTACCGCCTCGCCGGCGTGCTGCTCGACGGCCGCATCCAGGAGCTCTGCCCGCGCTGCTGCTCGACCGAGCACGCGCGCCTCGAGCAGCCCTACGCGCCGCGAACCGATCAGGGCGCCATCCAGCCGAGCACCAGCCGCGACGTCTGGTAGGCGGCGGGTGGCGCCGACCGACTTCGCCGCGCGGCTGCGCGAGGCGTGCGAGCGCAGCGGCTCGCTGCTCTGCGTCGGCCTCGACCCGACCGGCTGCGCCACCGCAGCGGAGGCGGAGCGTCTCTGCGCGGAGCTCCTCGAGGCGACCCTCGACCAGGTCTGCGCGGTCAAGCCCAACGCCGCCTTCTTCGAGCAGCACGGGGCCGCCGGCTGGCGGGTGCTGGAGGGGCTGCGCGCCCGGGTCCCGGCCGACCGCATGCTCATCGTCGACGGCAAGCGCGGCGACATCGGCAGCACCGCGGAGGCCTACGCCCGCGCCCTCTTCGACGGTCTCGGCGCCGATGCGGTCACCGTCAACCCGCTGATGGGGGAGGACGCGGTCCGTCCCTTCCTGGAGCGGCCCGGGCGGGGTGCGTTCCTGCTGGCGCGCACCAGCAACCCCGGCGCCACCGACCTGCTCGAGCGCCGCCTCGACGACGGCACCCCGGTGTTCGCCCACCTCGCCACCCTGGCGATGCGCTGGGACCCGGGCGGCGCGGTCGGGCTGGTGGTGGGGGCGACCGCTCCCGACGCGGTGGCGGCGCTGCGCCGGCTGGCGCCGTCGGCGCCGCTGCTGCTCCCCGGGGTGGGCGCCCAGGGCGGCGCCGTCGAGGCGGCGGTCGCCGCCGGGCTCGACGCCGCGGGCGGCGGCGTGGTGGTCAGCGTCAGCCGCGGCATCGCCGCCGCGCCCGAGGGACCGGCGGCGGCGGCGCGGCACTGGCGGGAGCGGATCGAGACCGCCCGCGAGGGTGCCCGGGCCGGGCGCTGACCGCGCCCCGGATGTCTAGACTGCCGGGGGGGAACGGCGCGCCGGCGCCCGGAGGAGAAGGATTGCCCACCGCCACCATCGAGGTGAGCGGGCACATCATCGACTCGATGATGCTCCCGCGCATCTTCGACGTGGTCATGGACCTCGGCGGGTCCTTCAAGGTCGACGAGTTCCGGGTCGGCCAGAACCCCGACGAGCGCAGCTTCGCGCGCATCACCCTGAGCCACGACGACGCCCGCGGCCTGCGCGCCATCGTCGCCGCCTGCCAGCAGCAGGGGGCGGTGCGGGTCGACGGCGCCGCCGCGCGCACCGAGCCCGCCCCCCGTGACGGCGTCCTCCCCGACACCTTCTACTCGACCAGCAACCAGCCCACCGCGGTGCGCGTCGCCGAGGCCTGGCTGGAGGTCGAGGACATCGAGATGGACTGCGGGGTCGTGGTCGACGGCGGCCGGGCCCGCTGCGTCGCGGTCACCGAGGTCCGCGCCGGCGACCGCATCGTGGTCGGCCACGACGGCATCAAGGTGTCGCCGGTGGAGCGCTCGCGCAGCAGGGAGATCTTCGGCTTCATGACCAGCTCGGTCTCCGCCGAGAAGCCGAAGCACCTGATCATCCGCGAGCTGGCGAACACGATGCGCGAGATCCGCGCCCGCGACGGCCGCATCTGCATGGTGGCGGGGCCGGCGGTGATCCACACCGGGGCGGGCGTGCACCTCAGCCGGCTGATCGCCTCCGGATGGATCGACGTGCTGTTCGCCGGCAACGCGCTCGCCGCCCACGACATCGAGTCGCAGTTCTTCGGCACCTCGCTCGGCATCAACCTCCGCGACGGCCTCCCCGTCGAGTCCGGCCACGAGCACCACATCCGCGCCATCAACCGCATCCGCGGGGCGGGCGGGATCCGCGAGGCGGTGGCCACCGGCATGATCCGCGGCGGGGTGATGTTCGAGGCCTTCCGCCGCGGCATCACCGTGGTGCTGGCCGGCTCGGTGCGCGACGACGGCCCCCTCCCCGAGGTGGTCGTCGACATGATCGAGGCGCAGCGGCGGATGCGCCAGGGACTGCGCGGGGTCGAGCTGTGCATCATGTGCGCGTCGATGCTCCACGCCATCGCCACCGGCAACATGCTGCCGGCCGCGACCAGGACGGTGTGCGTCGACATCAACCCCTCGGTGGTGACCAAGCTCGCCGACCGCGGCTCCTCCCAGACCCTGGGCCTGGTCACCGACGTCGAGTCCTTCCTGCGAGAGCTCTCGGAGTGCCTGGCATGAGCCTGCCCGTCCCCGTCGCCATCCTCAGCGACGACACCTCCGACCAGCACGACGCGCCCGGACACCCCGAGTCGGCGCAGCGCCTCCACGCCATCGTCGACCACCTCGCCGCCGACCCGCAGCTGCGCGACCTGCCGGCGATCCCGGTGCACGAGGCCGACGCCGTGCTGGTGCTCGGCGCCCACGGCGACGCCCACCTCCGCCGCATCGAGCGCGCCGCCCGCGGCGGCGGCGCCTGGATCGACCCGGACACCTACTGCACCGACCGCTCCTACGACGTGGCGCTGCGCGCCGCCGGCGCCGCCTCCGAGGGCGTGGCCGCGGTCTGCACCGGGTCGGCGCGGAGCGCGTTCGCGATCGTGCGCCCGCCCGGCCACCACGCCACCCGCGACCGCGCCATGGGGTTCTGCCTCTTCAACAATGCCGCCATCGCCGCCCGGGCGGCGCAGAGCCGTCACGGCCTCGGCCGGGTCGCGATCGTGGACATCGACGTGCACCACGGGAACGGCACCCAGGACGTGTTCTACGACGACCCCTCGGTGCTCTACTGCTCGCTCCACCAGTGGCCCCTGTACCCGGGGACGGGACGCCGCTCCGAGACCGGCGAGGGCGCCGGCGCCGGCGCCACCGTCAACGTGCCGCTGCCGGCGGGGACGACCGGCGAGCGGT
It includes:
- a CDS encoding phosphate/phosphite/phosphonate ABC transporter substrate-binding protein, with the translated sequence MDSRREHLRPTPALRRGLTAAPALAILALAGCGGSTPTTGTAATAAGFTCPNNGTVRMGVEPYDDAAKLLPVLQSVAQQLGTKLGCTVELTVATNYTAEIEAMRNGKLEIGEFGPLGYVLAHQVARAQAVATYTDRSGGPATYTASIVSPQGSGIARLADVAGHSFAYSDVASTSGHLFPAYALKKSGIDPDTGVQALYAGSHTAAFEAIRNRKVDAGELNSNTITSATASGEYKPADYVTLWQSDPIPQDPICVRGDLPASFTKKLSAALAAIDLSTVADPGKVLLGPGFTAQPDSAYTTIRDLVSTLKLDLNNLPK
- the pyk gene encoding pyruvate kinase; this translates as MDALLESFLDSPHPGERRGTFRARRAKIVCTLGPASQTPETIGALIDAGMDVARLNFSHGTREQHLATYRLVREAADARRRAVGVLADLQGPKVRLGSFEGGTALLERGALFTVTAETGHDPGDVLAGSSHRATTSYAALPHDVTAGDTLLIDDGRIRLRALGSSGNDVLCTVVDGGVVSDHKGLTLPGVRMSVPTLSDKDTEDLRFALAMGVDLVALSFVRRPEDIEAVHQVMDACGRRVPVIAKLEREEAVDRLADIVAAFDGLMVARGDLGVEMPLEQLPLIQKRAVRLARESCKPVIVATQMLESMTHDPRPTRAEVSDVANAVLDGADALMLSGETSVGAYPVETVNTMARIIVATERAGLATLPSPASTTPAEAIAAAAPEVALSVDAQALVAFTETGMSARRLSRHRCHIPILVFTPHAAVRSQLALTWGVETFVVPLAGHTDEMVLQVERAMLDLGRCAPDDLVVIVAGTLTGESGSTNLLRIHRVGETGQSG
- the paaE gene encoding 1,2-phenylacetyl-CoA epoxidase subunit PaaE, with the translated sequence MSTAPGAAPAAPRHAVLHELRVAAVEPLTDDSVTITFEVPGRLREAYRHTQGQHVSVRCPVAGDEARRNYSICTPAGSGVLRIAVKRLDGGVFSGYAHTRLRAGDTLEVMTPTGRFHAPLDPGRARQHVAVAVGSGITPVLSIVATTLAVEPRSRVTLLYGNRTTAGIMFLEELFDLKNRFCERFQLVNVLSREEQEAELLNGRLDGERLGRLLDVLLPGGGDEWFLCGPRAMIEEARATLLGRGVEGSRLHSELFHAGADRAAPGRAVPAGPAGGGSRVTVVLDGRSSSFELGAGAEPILDAVLRVRSDAPYACKDGVCGTCRARVLSGAVTMDRNHALEPDEVEAGFVLACQSHPASPAVTLDFDG
- the paaD gene encoding 1,2-phenylacetyl-CoA epoxidase subunit PaaD, whose product is MDATARVRALVADVADPEIPALTIEDLGILRGVRLDGGVVVVEITPTYSGCPALAAIREDVESRLREHGHAEVEVRTVLSPAWTTDLITDRGRSRLAAEGIAPPPPPGTAVDPDVPCPQCGSAHTEPLSRFAASPCQALRRCHACREPFPHLRAHR
- the paaC gene encoding 1,2-phenylacetyl-CoA epoxidase subunit PaaC → MTEADLRAACALRLGDDGLILSHRLAEWASLAPELEEDVALTNIALDLLGQARMLLTHAGELEGRGRDEDDLAYLRDEREFVNCLLVEQENGDFAVTIARQLLYSTYQLGLLEGLLGSTDPTLAAVAAKAVLEVDYHRDHAAGWTVRLGDGTEESHRRMQSALDRMWPHTAELFETDEVTGRAAAAGLAPDPASLRPAWDSAVDAVLAEATLARPEGSWGPTGGRRGLHTECFGRLLAEMQHLHRSHAGARW
- the paaB gene encoding 1,2-phenylacetyl-CoA epoxidase subunit PaaB, with product MTEERGWPLWEVFVRSRRGLSHTHAGSLHAADAEMALRNARDVYTRRGEGCSIWVVPANAVTASSPDEKDPFFAPAADKVYRHPTFYDIPDEVRNL
- the paaA gene encoding 1,2-phenylacetyl-CoA epoxidase subunit PaaA, translated to MDATATGALEEHFQRTIEADQRVEPRDWMPDAYRASLVRQIAQHAHSEIIGMQPEGNWITRAPSLRRKAILMAKVQDEAGHGLYLYAAAETLGVSRQQLLDLLHRGRQKYSTIFNYPTLTWADVGAIGWLVDGAAITNQIPLCRCSYGPYARAMTRICKEESFHQRQGFELLHTLAHGTAAQHAMAQDAVNRWWWPTLMMFGPPDGDSAHGAQSMAWRIKRHSNDELRQRFVDICVPQAVVLGLSLPDPELRWNPERGHHDIGAIDWDEFRAVVRGDGPCNRQRIAHRVAAHEEGRWVREAALVHAEKQRRRRARGSAE